In Microvirga sp. 17 mud 1-3, the genomic window CGGCTACACGCCGCGTCTGCGGCAGCACTACGAGGAAGTAGTGCGTCCGAAGCTCATTGAAGAGTTCGGCTACAAGAACCCGATGGAAGTTCCGAAGATCGAGAAGATCGTTCTGAACATGGGCGTCGGCGAGTCGACGGCCGATTCCAAGAAGGCTACCGTGGCCGCTGGGGATCTTGCGCTCATCGCCGGCCAGAAGCCGGTGATCACGAAGGCCCGTAAGGCGATCTCGCAGTTCAAGGTGCGCGAAGGCATGCCCATCGGCGCGAAGGTGACGCTCCGCAAGGCTCGCATGTACGAGTTCATGGATCGCCTCGTGACCGTGGCTCTTCCCCGCGTTCGCGACTTCCGCGGCCTGAACCCGCGCTCGTTCGACGGCCGCGGCAACTACGCCCTCGGAATCAAGGAGCACCTGGTGTTCCCTGAGATCAACTACGACAAGGTCGAGCAGGTTTGGGGCATGGACATCATCATCGCCACTTCGGCGAAGACGGACGATGAAGCCCGCGCCCTGCTGCGTCACTTCAACTTCCCGTTCCGGCAGTGAGGATCAACGTCCTCAAACGCGGACACTGGAGAAAATCGAATGGCTAAGAAAAGCGCTATTGAGAAGAACAAGCACCGTCGTGCGCTCGTGAAGAAGTTCGCGGGCAAGCGGGCTCGCCTCCTGGCGACCGCTAACGACGAGTCGAAGTCCATGGAGGAGCGCTTCGAAGCGCGCCTCAAGCTCGCTGAGCTGCCCCGCAATGCGAACCCGACCCGCATCCGCAATCGTTGCGAGGTGACGGGCCGTCCGCGGGCTTACTACCGCAAGCTCGGCATGTCCCGTATCGCGCTGCGCGAGCTCGGCTCCAACGGCCTGATTCCGGGCCTCGTGAAGTCCAGCTGGTAAGGGAGGGCATCATATGATCAACGATCCGTTGGGCGATATGCTCACCCGTATCCGTAACGCGCAGATGCGTCGTCGCGGCAACGTTTCCACCCCTGGCTCGAAGCTTCGTGCCCGCGTTCTCGACGTGCTCAAGAGCGAAGGCTACATCCGCGATTATTCGCAGACCGAGTTCGGCAACGGCCGGACGGAGTTCTCCATCGAGCTGAAGTACTACGATGGCCAGCCGGTGATCCGCTCGATCGAGCGCGTCTCCAAGCCGGGCCGCCGCGTCTATGCCTCCGTCGACACCATGCCCCGCGTGGCTGACGGCCTCGGCATCACCATTCTCTCGACGCCCCAAGGCGTGATGGCCGATCACGAGGCCCGTGAGAAGAACGTGGGCGGCGAAGTGCTCTGCAAGGTCTTCTAGGACCCGAGCGGATGCACAGAACCACGGAGATTACAGAATGTCTCGAGTAGGCAAGAAGCCCGTCCAGATCCCGTCCGGCGTGACGGCGACCGTCGACGGTCAGACGGTGAAGGTGAAGGGTTCCAAGGGCGAGCTTTCGTTCCTGGTCCCCGAAGAAGTGTCGGTGGCTCTTGAAGACGGCGCCGTGTCGGTCAATCCGCGCGACGAGTCCAAGATTGCCCGTTCCAAGTGGGGCATGTCCCGGTCCCAGGTTGCGAACCTGGTCGAGGGTGTGTCGAAGGGTTTCGAGAAGCGTCTTGAGATCAACGGCGTCGGCTATCGCGCCGCCGTTGCTGGCAAGGTGCTGAAGCTCTCCCTCGGCTACAGCCACGACATCGACTACGAGATCCCGGCCGGTGTCACGATCACGACGCCGAAGCCGACCGAAGTAGTCGTCGCCGGCATCGACAAGCAGAAGGTCGGCCAGACCGCCGCCGAGATCCGCGAGTATCGCGGTCCGGAGCCCTACAAGGGCAAGGGCGTCAAGTATGCCGACGAGTTCATCTTCCGCAAGGAAGGCAAGAAGAAGTAAGGACGACGTATCATGGCTGAGAAGAAAGGCGCCGAAGATCGCCGCAAGGCTCGGGTACGCCGTGCGATCCGTAAGGCAGCGAATGGTCGCCCGCGTTTGTCGGTCTTCCGTTCGTCGAAGCAGATCTATGCCCAGGTTATCGATGACGAGCGCGGCGTGACCGTGGCGTCGGCTTCGACCCTCGAGAAGGACCTGCGCGGCAAGCTGAAGACCGGCGCCACCGTCGAGGCGGCGAAGGAAATCGGCAAGCTCGTGGCCGAGCGCGCGACGAAGGCCGGCGTCAAGGACGTCGTCTTCGACCGTGGCGGCTACCTCTATCACGGTCGCGTCAAGGCCCTGGCCGACGCCGCCCGTGAAGGCGGACTTGATTTCTAAACGGCGGGTATTTCGAAACACCCTTAGCGAGCGGGCCCGCCGCCCGCGCAAGTGAGAGGTCTCATGGCGAGAGAACCTAGAGAACGTGCTGATCGCGAAGAGCGCGACAGCGAATTCGTCGACCGGCTTGTCCACATCAACCGCGTCGCGAAAGTCGTGAAGGGCGGCCGTCGCTTCGGCTTCGCTGCCCTGGTTGTGGTCGGCGACCAGAAGGGTCGTGTCGGCTTTGGTCACGGCAAGGCCCGCGAGGTGCCTGAGGCGATCCGCAAGGCGACCGATGCTGCAAAGCGTTCGATGATCCGCGTTGCGCTTCGTGAGGGCCGCACGCTGCATCACGACGTCAAGGGCCGTCACGGCGCCGGCAAGGTCGTGCTCCGCGCTGCTCCCCAGGGTACCGGCATCATCGCCGGCGGTCCGATGCGCGCCGTTTTCGAGACGGTCGGCATGCAGGACGTGGTGGCGAAGTCGCTTGGCTCCTCGAACCCGTACAACCTCGTTCGTGCGACCTTCGACGCGCTGAAGAACGAGGACAGCCCGCGTTCGGTTGCCGCTCGCCGGGGCCTCAAGGTCTCGACGCTGCAGGCCCGCCGCCGCGATACGTCCGACGCCGATGTCGGCGCCGAAGCGTAAGGAGGCTGATCCATGGCGAAGAAGCCTTCCGCCGAGACGGCGAAAACCATCACCGTTGAGCAGATCGGATCTCCGATCCGTCGCGAGGCCAAGCAGCGCCAGACGCTGATCGGCCTGAAGCTCAACAAGCTTCATCGGACCTCGACGCTTGTCGACACCCCCGCGGTGCGCGGCATGATCGAGAAGGTCAAGCACCTCGTGCGCGTTGTCGACGGGCAGTGAGGAGAGCGTCATGAAACTCAACGAAATTCGTGACAACGAAGGCGCCTCGAAGAACCGTATGCGCGTTGGACGTGGCATCGGTTCCGGCAAGGGCAAGACCGGCGGCCGCGGCGTGAAGGGGCAGACGTCCCGTAGCGGCGTCGCCATCAAGGGCTTCGAGGGTGGTCAGATGCCCCTGCATCGGCGTCTGCCGAAGCGTGGCTTCAACAACCCGAACGCTCGTGATCTCAACGAGGTCAATCTCGGCCGCATTCAGCAGGCCGTGGAGGCCGGCAAGCTCGATCAGAGCGCCCCGATCACCCTCGACAGCCTTCTCGCGGCCGGCGTCATCGCCAAGCCCCGCGACGGCGTGAAGATCCTGGGCCAGGGCGAACTGAAGGCCAAGCTGTCGTTCCAGGTGGCTGGCGCTTCCAAGTCGGCCGTCGAGGCGATCGAGAAGGCCGGCGGCTCGGTGACTCTGCTGAGTGCTGTTGCAGAGGCGTAAGCCAAGGCTTACATCGATAAAGATCCAAGCGGCGGCCCGCGTCTGATCGTGAGGCCGCCGTTTGCGTGACGATGATCACGTATCCAGTTAGTCAAGGACGAGACCCATGGCGTCAGCAGCCGAGCAACTTGCGGCCAACATCAATTTCGGTGCGATTGCCAAAGCCGATGAATTGAAGAAGCGCATTTGGTTCACCCTCGGTGCGCTGCTGATCTATCGGCTCGGCACCTATATCCCGCTTCCCGGCATCAACCCGGAAGCGCTGCGGCAGAGCTTCCAGAGCGCCAGCGGCGGTGTTCTCGGCCTCTTCAACATGTTCTCGGGCGGCGCCGTAGAGCGCATGGCGATTTTCGCCCTGAACATCATGCCGTATATTTCGGCTTCGATTATCGTCCAGCTGCTGACCTCGGTTCTACCTTCTCTTGAGGCGCTCAAGAAGGAAGGGGAGGCGGGCCGCAAGATCCTCAACCAGTATACGCGCTACCTCACGGTGTTCCTGGCTGTGTTCCAGTCCTGGGGTATCGCCGTCGGCCTGCAGAGCTCCGGAAGCATCGTCAGCGCCCCCGGGCCGTTCTTCCTCATCTCGACCGTGATCACGCTGACCGGCGGCACGATGTTCCTGATGTGGCTCGGTGAGCAGATCACCTCGCGCGGCATCGGCAACGGCACCTCGCTCATCATCTTCGCCGGCATCGTGGCCAACCTTCCGCATGCCATCGCCGGGACCCTCGAGCTCGGCCGTCAGGGCGCAATCTCGACCGTGGTCATCCTCGGCGTTGTCGTAATGGCCGTGGCGATCATCTATTTCGTCGTGTTCATGGAGCGCGCCCAGCGTCGCCTTCTGATCAACTATCCGAAGCGCCAGGTCGGCAATCGGATGTATGAGGGCCAGACCTCGTTCCTGCCTCTCAAGCTCAACACCTCGGGCGTCATTCCGCCGATCTTCGCCTCGTCGCTGCTGCTCCTGCCCGCTACCATTGCGAGCTTCCAGAGCGCGGGAGGGGACGGCACGGGCTTCATTGCCACGCTGACGGCCTATCTCGGCCATGGGCGCCCGGCCTATATGTTCCTCTATGCGGCCCTGATCGCGTTCTTCGCGTTCTTCTACACGGCCATCGTGTTCAATCCGCAGGAGACGGCCGACAACCTCAAGAAGCACGGCGGCTTCATCCCGGGCATCCGGCCGGGCGAGCGGACGGCTGAGTTCATCGATCAGGTATTGACACGCATCACGGTTCTCGGTGCAGCTTATCTTGTCATCATCTGTCTGATTCCTGAGCTTCTGGTCTCGTATGCGGCGCTGCCGTTCTATTTCGGCGGAACTTCGCTCCTGATCGTCGTCTCGGTTACGATGGATACGGTGGCCCAGGTCCATGGCTACCTGCTCGCCCATCAGTATGAGGGGCTCGTGAAGAAGGCCAAGCTCAAGGGCGCCAGACGGCGCTAAGCTGTCGCCCCGCCGAACGGCGGGGCTGTCGACGAGGTCAGGGGGACGTCGATGAGAATTATTCTGCTGGGGCCGCCGGGCGCCGGAAAAGGCACTCAGGCCGTTCGCATGGTGGAGCGTTTGGGAATTCCCCAGCTCTCCACCGGCGACATGCTCCGGGCGGCCGTTGCCGCCGGAACCCCGGTCGGCCTCAAGGCCAAGGAAATCATGGACCGTGGCGACCTGGTCTCCGACGACGTGGTTGTCGGCATCATTGCCGACCGGATCGAGGAACCGGATGCCAGGAACGGCTTCATCCTGGACGGGTTTCCCCGCACCGTCGCCCAAGCCGAGGCCTTTGACGCCATGTTGCGCGAAAAGGGCCTCAAGCTCGATGCCGTCATCGAGTTCAAAGTCAACGAGGGCGAACTCGTCGAGCGTATCGTGAAGCGCGCCAAGGAAACCGAGGCCCGCGGCGAGCCGGTCCGCAAGGACGACAATCCGGACGTGTTCAAGACCCGTCTTGAAGCCTACCGGATCCAGACGGCCCCGCTTTCGGCCTATTATGCCGACAAGGGCCAGCTCAAGACCGTCGACGGCATGAGGCCGATCGACGAGGTCACCGAAGTCGTCAAAGGCATCCTTGGCCGGTGAGGGCAGGGGCGCGTGCGCTCCTTCATCCGTCAAAGCGCGCGTCGTCACCGATAAGAAGATCGCGCGCATTTTTCGGGACAGGAAAACCGTATCCGGAGCCGGGCGTCTCGAAATAGAGCCTTCCGGTCTTATGGTAGTCGCTGAAATAGAGGCGGGCTCCGATCATCTGGAGGGTCAGGATCAGCGCCTGCATGGCGTCGACGCCATGGGCGCCACTCTCTTCCTTTCCGTTTGGCCAGCCAATCACGTAGCGGCATCGCCAGTCTTGTCCGGTGTGCTCAGGTGCGAATAGCTGCACAGAGACCTGCAGGTGTACCCCGCCATTTGTCGTGTATTGGAGCATGCGGTCTGCGATGAGCATGGCGCCTCTCTTAAGGTAAACGCTACCTGTCGGGGCTAGTGTGGGCTGTTTCGTCTTAAGTGTATGTAGATTGGCGGACAGAGTTTCAGTGACTGGATGGTCATGATGCAGCATTGCAGCGGCCTGTTGTGAGTCAAGACAAAAGCAGAACGTCGCCCTCGCGGCCTCCTTGCCGCCATTGATGAATTTTCGCTTAAATCCCTTGACGCACCTTCCCCAATGCGCTAGGCAACCGCTTCTCGCAAAAGAAGGCGCGATATGGAGGGTTTCGTATGGAGCCGCTCCGTATTGTCGTGTTCTTATCATCCGCGCAAGGGCCGGCCTCCACCGGACGCGCGATAACACCACCGAAGCGTCAAGCTTCGCCACATGGAGATGGACGATGGCCCGTATTGCAGGCGTCAACATTCCGACCAACAAGCGCGTCGTGATCGCGCTTCAGTATATCCACGGCATCGGGGCCAAGAAGGCCCAGGAAATCGTCGAGAAGGTGAACATCCCGGCCGAGCGCCGCGTGAACCAGCTCACCGACGCCGAGGTGCTCCAGATCCGTGAGGCCATCGACCGCGACTATATCGTGGAAGGCGACCTTCGTCGCGAAGTGTCCATGAACATCAAGCGCCTGATGGATCTCGGCGCCTATCGCGGCCTGCGTCATCGCCGCTCGCTCCCGGTTCGCGGTCAGCGCACGCATACCAATGCGCGCACCCGCAAGGGTAAGTCGAAGCCGATCGCCGGCAAGAAGAAGTAATTTCCCAGGTTGCCGCCTCCACGAGGCAGCATTTCTCCCGAGCGCCTGGCATCACGGGCGCGTTTGAAGGATTTGAAGTATGGCTAAAGAAGCTACCCGCGTCCGCCGTCGCGAACGCAAGAACATCGTGTCCGGCGTCGCTCATGTGAACGCCTCGTTCAACAACACGATGATCACCATCACGGACGCTCAGGGCAACACGATCTCCTGGTCGTCCGCTGGCGCGATGGGTTTCAAGGGCTCGCGGAAGTCGACTCCTTACGCTGCTCAGGTCGCCGCCGAGGATGCTGCCCGCAAGGCTTCCGAGCATGGCATGCGCACCCTCGAGGTCGAGGTGTCCGGTCCCGGCTCCGGCCGTGAGTCGGCCCTGCGCGCTCTCCAGTCGGCTGGCTTCACGGTCACGTCGATCCGCGACGTGACGCCGATCCCGCACAACGGCTGCCGTCCGCGCAAGCGTCGTCGCGTCTAAGGTCGTCCGGCGCGTGGGTTCGGCCCACGCGCGCTTCGGTTTCAAGGGTGGGTCCGTCCCGCCCTTCAAGCCGTACCTGCAAGAGGTGTGGTTGTGATCCAAAAGAACTGGCAAGAGCTGATTAAGCCCAACAAGCTCGAGGTCTCTCCCGGCGACGATCCGAAGCGCATCGCGACGATCGTGGCCGAGCCGCTCGAGCGCGGCTTCGGTACGACCCTCGGTAACTCCCTGCGCCGCGTGCTGCTGTCGTCCCTCCAGGGCGCGGCCGTGACGTCGATCCATATCGACGGTGTGCTGCATGAGTTCTCGTCCATCCCGGGCGTCCGCGAGGACGTGACGGATATCGTGCTCAACGTGAAGACCATCGCCATCAAGATGCAGGGCGAGGGACCGAAGCGCATGACCCTGCGCAAGACGGGCCCCGGCCTCGTCACGGCGGGCGACATCAACACGGTCGGCGACGTGCAGATCCTGAACCCCGAGCTGGTGCTCTGCACCCTCGACGAGGGCGCCGAGATCCGCATGGAGTTCACGGTCGATACCGGCAAGGGCTACGTTCCGGCCGAGCGCAACCGCGCCGAGGACGCCCCGATCGGCCTCATCCCGGTCGATTCGCTCTACAGCCCGGTGAAGAAGGTCTCCTACCGGATCGAGAACACCCGTGAGGGCCAGATTCTCGACTACGACAAGCTCATCATGACGGTCGAGACCAACGGCGCCGTGTCGCCGGAGGACGCGGTGGCCTATGCGGCCCGCATTCTCCAGGACCAGCTCCAGGTCTTCGTCAACTTTGAAGAGCCCCGCAAGGAGGAGGCTGCGACCACTGCGCCGCAGCTGCCGTTCAACCCTGCGCTGCTTAAGAAGGTGGACGAGCTCGAGCTGTCGGTCCGTTCGGCAAACTGCCTGAAGAACGACAACATCGTCTATATCGGCGACCTCATCCAGAAGTCCGAGGCGGAAATGCTCCGCACCCCGAACTTCGGCCGCAAGTCGCTCAACGAGATCAAGGAAGTTCTGGCCTCCATGGGCCTGCACCTCGGCATGGACGTGCCGGGTTGGCCGCCGGAGAACATCGAAGATCTCGCCAAGCGCTTCGAAGAGCATTACTAAGCTTTTGAAAGGGCCTGCCGTCTCGCGCGGCGGCCCTTTTTCCTGCCCCGCCGCAAAGGCGGATTGAAGAAGAGAGACGGTCGTTCCTTGGCACGGCGGCCGGAAAATCAAGGAGAAAGCCATGCGTCACGGATTTCGCGGCCGCCGGTTCAACCGCTCGGCCGAGCATCGTAAGGCCATGTTCGCCAATATGGCAGCTGCGCTGATCAAGCACGAGCAGATCGTCACTACCCTGCCGAAGGCAAAGGACCTGCGTCCGGTGGTCGAGAAGCTCATCACCCTCGGCAAGCGCGGCGACCTGCACGCCCGCCGTCAGGCTGCGGCCCAGCTTCGCGACGAGGATATGGTGAAGAAGCTCTTCGCTGTTCTCGGCCCGCGCTACCAGGACCGCCAGGGCGGCTATACCCGCGTCCTCAAGGCCGGCTTCCGCTTCGGCGACAACGCCCCGATGGCCGTGATCGAGTTCGTGGACCGCGACGTTGATGCGCGCGGCCAGGATTCGGGCCCGAGCCAGAAGGAAGAGATCGTCGAGGCAGCCGAGTAAGCTTCTCGACAGTAAGGTTTCGGAAAAGGCGGTCCTCAGGGCCGCCTTTTTCTTTACCGGAATAGCTTGGCGGCCCTTGAGGCACGAAAAGGGGGAATCCATTTCCGGGGTGATCTTCAGGCTGTGCGAAACCGGACGTCGCGTGGTGCTGGAATTTGGCTCTTTCGCCCCCAGGTTCTATCAAGGTTCACCCCCTGAACGGATTCGTCCCATGCGTTCCCTCCTCTTCAGCCGTACGTTCGCCGCTTTGCTCTTTGCCGCCCTCACGGCAGCCGTGCTCCCCATGGGGCAAGTCCAGGCGCAGGCCCCACAGGCCCAAACCCGCGCGCTGCCGGCGAACCAGGCACAGATCCAGCTCTCCTTCGCGCCGGTTGTGCGCGAAACGGCCGGAGCCGTGGTGAACGTCTATGCGACCCGCTCGGACCGACGGCAGAACGCCGCCATGGAGGAGTTCTTCCGGCGCTTCTTCGGCGAAAGCGCACCCAGCATGCCGCCGGGGCGCTCCCAGAGTTCGCTCGGATCCGGCGTTATCGTCGATGCGACCGGTCTGGTGATCACGAACAATCATGTGATCGAGAACATGAATGACGTGAAGGTCGCCCTGGCCGACAGGCGGGAATTCGAGGCCGACATTGTCCTTCGCGATCCGCGCATCGACCTTGCCGTCCTGAAGCTGAAAGGGGCTTCTAACCTCAATGTGATCGAGCTTGGCGATTCGGAGGCCCTGCAGGTTGGCGATCTCGTGCTCGCGGTCGGCAATCCCTTCGGTGTCGGTCAGACCGTCACCCAGGGCATCGTGTCCGCCCTGGCCCGCACGCAGGTCGGCATTTCCGACTACCAGTTCTTCATCCAGACCGATGCGGCCATCAATCCAGGCAATTCCGGCGGTGCGCTCATCGACATGAGCGGCCGGCTGGTGGGCATCAACACGGCCATCTATTCCCGCTCCGGCGGCAGCATCGGTATCGGCTTCGCCATTCCTTCGAGCATGGTCAAGGTCGTCATCAACTCGGCCAAGAGTGGAGCGAGCAGCGTCGTGCGCCCATGGCTCGGCGCCCGGCTCCAGGCCGTGGACGGGGAAATCGCCACGAGCCTCGGCCTCGACCATCCGACCGGCGTGCTCATCACGTCCATCTACGACCGCAGCCCGGCCGCGGATGCCGGCCTGAAGCGGGGCGATGCCATCCTGGCCGTGGATGGCCAGCCGGTCGATAATCCCGATGCCTTCGGCTACCGTTTCACACTCAAGGGAACCCAGGGCCAGGCGCCTCTGTCCGTCCTGCGCGACGGTAAGAAGACAACCGTTCAGGTCAGGCTTGCGCCTCCGCCTGAGACACCGCCCCGCGATGCAGTGCGGATCCGCTCCCGCTCCCCACTCTCCGGCGCGACTCTCGTCAACATTTCGCCCGCGGTGGCGGAAGAACTCCAGATCGACATGTCCGACGACGGCGTGGCCATTGCGGATCTCGACGAGCAGAGCGTGGCCGCGAGCGTCGGGTTCAAGAAGGGCGACCAGATTGTCGCCGTTAATGGAGAGCGCATCGCTTCCACCCGGGAGGTCGAGCGCGCTTTCAGCCGCAGCGGCGGCTATTGGGAGATCACTATCAACAGGGGCGGGCGGGTCTTCACCACGGTACTCGGCCGATGAGCGCCTGGACGGTTTCCGGGGAGCTTTCGGACACGGAGGCCGACACTGTCTTCCGCTGGATCGGGCAGGAGAGCTACTGGGCGAAGGGCCTGCCTCGGCAGCTCTTCGACCGTTCGCTGGCCCATTCCCTGTGCTTTGCCCTCCGGGACGGGCAGGGAGCCTTGCGCGGTTTCGCGCGGGTCGTCACGGACCGGGCCACCTTCGCGTATCTCTGTGACGTTTATGTCTGCCCGTCCGTTCGCGGACAGGGGGGCGGCAAGGCCCTGATCGGCGCGGTCATGGACTATCCGGACCTGCAGAACCTCCGCCGTTGGATGCTGATGACGCGGGACGCCCATGGGCTCTATGCTCCCTTCGGCTTCGGGCCTCCGGCCGATCCCGGCCGGGTCATGGTGCGCGTCGATCCTGAAGTCTATGCGCGCCTGAACGCCAGGGCTGATGGCGACGATTCCGGACAGGCCCTGGCCTCGTAGACGAGCATGAGCGATCTGTTTTCCTCCGCCGGTCTCGACCGGAACGCCCCCCGGCCCCTGGCCGACAGGATGCGGCCCACTACCCTGGCCGAGGTCGTCGGCCAGGAGCATCTCGTCGGAACGGACGGGATCCTGACGCGGCTTATCGCGTCGAAATCCCTCGGCTCCCTGATCTTCTGGGGACCGCCCGGAACGGGCAAGACCACGGTCGCCCGGCTCATGGCTCATGAGACCGACCTGCATTTTGAGCAGATCTCGGCCATCTTCTCCGGCGTTGCCGACCTCAAGAAGGTCTTCGAGGCGGCCCGCGGGCGGCGCTCCACGGGCCGGGGTACTCTGCTTTTCGTCGACGAGATCCACCGCTTCAACCGGGCGCAGCTCGATGCCTTCCTACCAGTAATGGAGGACGGCACGATCACCCTTGTGGGCGCCACCACCGAGAACCCGTCCTTCGAGCTGAACGCGGCGCTCCTGTCCCGCGCTCGGGTGCTGGTTTTCCGGGCCCTCGACGAGGCGGCGATCGCCAAGATCCTTGTCCGGGCGGAAGAGATCGAGGGGAAGCTTCTGCCACTGGACGAGGAGGCCCGCGCTTCCCTGATCCGCATGGCGGACGGGGACGGGCGTGCCTCCCTGACGCTGGCCGAGGAGGTCTGGCGCTCCGCGAAGCCGGGTGAGATTTTCGATGCGGCGCAGCTGCAGGAGATCATCCAGCGCCGGGCCCCGATCTACGATAAGGGGCAGGAGGGGCACTACAACCTGATCTCCGCCCTGCACAAGACGATCCGCGGCTCGGATCCCGACGCGGCGCTCTATTATCTCGCGCGGATGCTCGATGCGGGCGAGGACCGGCTCTTTATCGCGCGCCGCCTGGTGCGGGCGGCCGTGGAGGATATCGGTATGGCCGATCCCCAGGCCCTGGTGATCGCCAATGCGGCCAAGGACGCCTTCGATTTCCTCGGCTCTCCCGAGGGGGAGCTCGCCCTGGCCCAGGCGGCCGTCTATCTGGCGACCGCGCCGAAATCCAATGCTCTCTACACTGCCTATAAGACGGCGGTGCGGGCCGCGAAGGAGAACGGCTCCGTCATGCCGCCCAAGACCATTCTCAACGCGCCGACCAAGCTCATGAAGAACATCGGCTACGGCGATAACTACCGCTACGACCACGACGAGCCCGATGCTTTCTCGGGCAGGATTACTGGCCCGAGAAGATGGGCCGGCAGCATTTCTATGATCCGGTGGACCGGGGCTTCGAGCGGGAGATCCGCAAGCGGCTCGACTGGTGGGAGAGGCTCCGGAAGGAGCGGCGCGGTCAGTAGCGCATCGCAAGGGGCAGATCCTTATGACGTCCTACCTCCTCGTCTTCCTCGGCGCCGGAATCGGCGGGGCGCTCCGGCATGGGGTCAATCTCGGCTGTGCGCGGCTCTGCGGCATTTCCTTCCCCTGGGGCACGCTGACCGTGAACGTGGTCGGGTCCTTTGTCATGGGGCTGCTCGCCGGCTGGCTGGCCTTCAAGAGCGGGGAGAGCTGGAGCCAGCACCTGCGCCTGTTCCTGACCACCGGGATCCTCGGCGGCTTCACGACCTTCTCGTCCTTCTCGCTCGATGCGATCCTGATCTGGGAGCGCGGGGAGGCGGGCCTCGCGCTCGTCTATATCCTGGCCTCCTTCGTCCTTGCTCTGACCGGGCTGGCCCTCGGTCTCGCAATCGTCCGCACACTCGGATGACGGTGTCTTGAACCATGCCGCAACGATCGCACGCGATTGCCGCGTGGGCCGGGCTCTGTTACGCACTCTGACATGAGACAGAGCGGTTCAGGACGAAACGGCGGGCGCGGCGGGCGGTCGGGCATGCGGGAGAAATCCCGTACCCGTGAGGGCGCGCGCGCACGCCAGGGCGAAGCGAAGAAGCCCCGGAGCGCAAAGCCCGCGGCCGAGAGGAAGCCCCGCCCGGCGGTGGCGCCCCGTCCGAAACCTGCGGAAGCGCCACGTCAGCCGACCCGGGCCGAGGCGAAGGCTGCTGCCCAGGAGACCCTGGCGACGGGCGTCCAGACCCTTGTGGTGGAGCCGGATGAAGCGGATATGCGCGTCGACCGGTTCCTGGTGGCACGCTTCCCCCAGCTCGCCTTCACGCATATCCAGCGCATCGTCCGAAAGGGAGAGCTGCGCGTCGACGGCAAGCGGGCGCAGCCGAACGACCGCCTGCTGGCGGGCCAGAAGGTCCGCATTCCCCCGCTCAAGCTCGACCAGCCCAAGCTCGTGGCGCGCAGCACCGCCCGGGATCAGAGCGATCGGGATTTCCTGAAATCCATCACCCTCTACGAGGACAAGGACGTCCTCATCATCAACAAGCCCATGGGGCTCGCGGTCCAGGGCGGCTCCGGCACCACGCGCCATGTGGACGGGCTTCTCGATTCCATGCGGGACGCCGAGGGCCAGAAGCCCCGGCTCGTGCACCGGCTCGACAAGGACACGGCGGGCTG contains:
- the rpsK gene encoding 30S ribosomal protein S11, whose amino-acid sequence is MAKEATRVRRRERKNIVSGVAHVNASFNNTMITITDAQGNTISWSSAGAMGFKGSRKSTPYAAQVAAEDAARKASEHGMRTLEVEVSGPGSGRESALRALQSAGFTVTSIRDVTPIPHNGCRPRKRRRV
- a CDS encoding DNA-directed RNA polymerase subunit alpha encodes the protein MVVIQKNWQELIKPNKLEVSPGDDPKRIATIVAEPLERGFGTTLGNSLRRVLLSSLQGAAVTSIHIDGVLHEFSSIPGVREDVTDIVLNVKTIAIKMQGEGPKRMTLRKTGPGLVTAGDINTVGDVQILNPELVLCTLDEGAEIRMEFTVDTGKGYVPAERNRAEDAPIGLIPVDSLYSPVKKVSYRIENTREGQILDYDKLIMTVETNGAVSPEDAVAYAARILQDQLQVFVNFEEPRKEEAATTAPQLPFNPALLKKVDELELSVRSANCLKNDNIVYIGDLIQKSEAEMLRTPNFGRKSLNEIKEVLASMGLHLGMDVPGWPPENIEDLAKRFEEHY
- the rplQ gene encoding 50S ribosomal protein L17; the encoded protein is MRHGFRGRRFNRSAEHRKAMFANMAAALIKHEQIVTTLPKAKDLRPVVEKLITLGKRGDLHARRQAAAQLRDEDMVKKLFAVLGPRYQDRQGGYTRVLKAGFRFGDNAPMAVIEFVDRDVDARGQDSGPSQKEEIVEAAE
- a CDS encoding Do family serine endopeptidase encodes the protein MRSLLFSRTFAALLFAALTAAVLPMGQVQAQAPQAQTRALPANQAQIQLSFAPVVRETAGAVVNVYATRSDRRQNAAMEEFFRRFFGESAPSMPPGRSQSSLGSGVIVDATGLVITNNHVIENMNDVKVALADRREFEADIVLRDPRIDLAVLKLKGASNLNVIELGDSEALQVGDLVLAVGNPFGVGQTVTQGIVSALARTQVGISDYQFFIQTDAAINPGNSGGALIDMSGRLVGINTAIYSRSGGSIGIGFAIPSSMVKVVINSAKSGASSVVRPWLGARLQAVDGEIATSLGLDHPTGVLITSIYDRSPAADAGLKRGDAILAVDGQPVDNPDAFGYRFTLKGTQGQAPLSVLRDGKKTTVQVRLAPPPETPPRDAVRIRSRSPLSGATLVNISPAVAEELQIDMSDDGVAIADLDEQSVAASVGFKKGDQIVAVNGERIASTREVERAFSRSGGYWEITINRGGRVFTTVLGR
- a CDS encoding GNAT family N-acetyltransferase is translated as MSAWTVSGELSDTEADTVFRWIGQESYWAKGLPRQLFDRSLAHSLCFALRDGQGALRGFARVVTDRATFAYLCDVYVCPSVRGQGGGKALIGAVMDYPDLQNLRRWMLMTRDAHGLYAPFGFGPPADPGRVMVRVDPEVYARLNARADGDDSGQALAS
- the crcB gene encoding fluoride efflux transporter CrcB, which produces MTSYLLVFLGAGIGGALRHGVNLGCARLCGISFPWGTLTVNVVGSFVMGLLAGWLAFKSGESWSQHLRLFLTTGILGGFTTFSSFSLDAILIWERGEAGLALVYILASFVLALTGLALGLAIVRTLG
- a CDS encoding RluA family pseudouridine synthase; translated protein: MREKSRTREGARARQGEAKKPRSAKPAAERKPRPAVAPRPKPAEAPRQPTRAEAKAAAQETLATGVQTLVVEPDEADMRVDRFLVARFPQLAFTHIQRIVRKGELRVDGKRAQPNDRLLAGQKVRIPPLKLDQPKLVARSTARDQSDRDFLKSITLYEDKDVLIINKPMGLAVQGGSGTTRHVDGLLDSMRDAEGQKPRLVHRLDKDTAGCLVIAKTRFAASTMAKSFRSRTTRKIYWALVAGVPRVRQGRISTYLAKEGEEGDARMRVAKHGDEGASHALTYYAVVDTAAHKLAWLSLKPVTGRTHQLRAHAAHIGHPIVGDPKYFDIENWELPGGIQNKLHLLARRIVIAHPRTGKPIDVTAPLPPHMQQSFNLLGFDTGRYDPIVDAPEE